A region of Cataglyphis hispanica isolate Lineage 1 chromosome 6, ULB_Chis1_1.0, whole genome shotgun sequence DNA encodes the following proteins:
- the LOC126850584 gene encoding uncharacterized protein LOC126850584, whose protein sequence is MGYYCAWGDAKMCSSEEEGYEYRTSDSREKRRNRLTDTFGEISSGAVLPISDDADRQFWAEDELSNSESRQKLTARKKRRHSVSYRNRTVNRSRSCAPNASNSSSDSICTREPEVCKMRKCCRRQKPKTKKLQSINTEKDSSTSIEKRICTMNEVFSPDCQTASTSNKKSTNLHCEYHRMNSSYRNHRKRANEMIRKKIGLQKMRGPSNNNNK, encoded by the exons atgGGTTATTATTGCGCTTGGGGAGACGCAAAGATGTGTAGTTCCGAAGAGGAAGGTTATGAATATCGTACCTCTGATAGCagagaaaagaggagaaaTCGCCTTACGGACACTTTCGGCGAAATT TCTTCCGGTGCAGTTTTACCGATATCGGACGATGCCGATCGGCAATTCTGGGCGGAAGACGAATTGAGCAACTCGGAATCGCGACAGAAATTAACCGCGAGAAAAAAGCGTCGGCATAGTGTTTCCTATAGGAATCGCACCGTGAACAGAAGCCGATCTTGCGCTCCCAATGCCTCGAATTCTAGCTCCGATTCGATCTGTACGAGAGAGCCGGAAG TTTGCAAAATGCGAAAATGTTGTCGGCGACAGAAGCcgaagacaaaaaaattacaatctaTCAATACAGAGAAAGATTCGAGTACAAGTATCGAGAAAAGAATCTGCACAATGAACGAAGTATTCTCTCCGGATTGTCAAACTGCATCtacttctaataaaaaatcaactaATTTGCATTGTGAATATCATCGGATGAACTCGTCATACAGAAATCATCGTAAACGAGCGAACGAAatgatacgaaaaaaaatcggATTGCAAAAGATGCGCGGCCCatctaacaataataataagtaa
- the LOC126850236 gene encoding bromodomain-containing protein 8 isoform X1 produces the protein MASMQDRLKLKRANCDAWTIREQLCLASSVLKSGDQNWISVSRSLKPFIEKESLRPPDWFSQKSCAMQYASLLENADTPKRKKRESGETTSESIVRRLTQERITELNQTLACQKEEYLRLKADINLLKSGAVSDEKLEKMWLEIQQEEREMDQKARAHMAWLTKRQQQQKQEMSLSPAVSSSITGQTRKHAEGTMEVAQTELASESASENDDERKTNRGGRSPLLTSLLKSPSPTTQAIQTYPSTPVQVTSPTITSLLGSNSKILNAQLTQNVSPQLQQLVSTAIASANATSPPSVGAPTLSMLLEMPATTQRGPLPKLQTTNSVGIISQIQQQQAAAAVTASTEMHKFEQTIQPQSQVRQMNIQNEVVNAATVTVPTATTISAAVVTTSALTAVVTAPTNVPVSENMVQIIDHIDDVLRKDIMADVMDKDEINEIIGDIEELIKEEITGSPQTRDTGASTMTTTTSTAVINSLSSMPRQTAEIPIVEPKIEPKPEPRDVDETVSLSDSPRSEMAIEEIDSSTSNIAEIIGTVAIEPQEPKIIVTEITEIISNAPEEIKSEPSTCDDERIVLTEELVPELETNDEENSKDIPMEEKQLDIEIKSMDTVSSNVEVNDSKLLDETKETMEDTVVAAEVEEEDGDKEEETEVIAHDDKESLESVKELKESPEDTEGNDNARLDQLEIYLAKITGDQQDVPSTEVVSVSSEVTNDLPSTEDTEKSQDISLILEDDESSQSSENKKKAVAEEQIIENMVESTESSESFKEDSMVLIKEKTIVEEVKKESSVKSQEEEAIEETLEIYTDEFKKEEVKDSSEDTTSSILQNAEIKEEEIGSEPVVLPGAENTSPVVIEEVKSIKNELIEIAIVDANVTNIENIESAEVKPEESKTESEIDTTNSAFCPKSPLPPEEDKKEIIVEIKQEKEDTMKNMEGEQNIKKEIESTEEHAELDEEEPSLSKLSGGRAMKTYSKKQNITVDSEPENESTGEGADYRAWKKAVMLVYNRLATHKYASVFLRPITEDQAPGYHSVIFRPMDLSTIKKNIDNGTIRSTMHFQRDVMLMFQNAIMYNKHDTFIYKMAVSMQEECLQHMQILVQVTGEGSFRRETRTAASSSSEASESSIKRKRSHITPSPHDTDSPRSKKRRKSEND, from the exons ATGGCGTCGATGCAGGACA gatTAAAACTTAAGCGTGCAAACTGTGATGCATGGACCATACGAGAACAATTGTGTCTTGCATCAAGTGTACTAAAATCTGGAGATCAAAATTGGATAAGTGTGTCCAGATCGTTGAAgccatttattgaaaaagaatcaCTAAGACCTCCAGATTGGTTCTCACAAAAATCATGTGCCATGCAATATGCATCTTTGCTCGAAAATGCCGATACACCAAAACGAAAGAAACGGGAAAGTGGCGAAACTACCAGTGAATCCATAGTCAGAAGATTAACACAGGAGAGAATAACTGAACTGAATCAAACTCTAGCCTGCCAGAAGGAAGAATATTTGCGGCTCAAAGCGGATATAAACTTGCTTAAATCTGGCGCTGTAAGCGatgaaaaattagagaaaatgtGGCTCGAGATACAACAAGAAGAACGCGAAATGGATCAAAAGGCGCGGGCTCACATGGCATGGTTGACAAAACGTCAACAGCAACAAAAGCAAGAGATGAGTTTGTCACCCGCCGTCTCGTCTTCAATCACAGGTCAAACTCGCAAACATGCGGAGGGCACGATGGAAGTGGCGCAGACAGAACTCGCATCCGAGTCGGCGTCAGAGAACGATGACGAGAGGAAGACTAATCGAGGCGGTAGATCTCCGTTGCTGACAAGTCTGCTGAAATCTCCCAGTCCTACTACTCAAGCTATACAGACCTACCCTTCCACTCCTGTCCAAGTGACCTCACCGACTATCACAAGTTTACTCGGATCtaattcgaaaatattgaatgcCCAATTAACACAGAATGTGTCACCACAGTTGCAACAATTGGTCTCAACAGCAATCGCTAGTGCGAACGCAACATCACCGCCATCCGTCGGCGCACCCACGCTTTCTATGCTACTGGAAATGCCAGCTACCACACAAAGAGGACCTCTACCGAAATTGCAAACAACCAATTCTGTAGGGATTATATCTCAGATACAACAACAGCAAGCAGCCGCGGCTGTAACCGCCAGCACCGAGATGCACAAATTTGAGCAAACGATCCAACCGCAATCCCAGGTTCGCCAGATGAATATTCAGAATGAGGTAGTGAACGCGGCAACGGTAACGGTGCCAACAGCGACGACGATATCAGCAGCCGTAGTGACGACTTCGGCGCTCACTGCAGTTGTCACCGCACCGACAAATGTGCCCGTATCGGAGAATATGGTGCAAATAATTGATCACATAGACGATGTACTACGCAAGGACATAATGGCGGACGTAATGGACAAGGATGAGATAAACGAGATCATCGGTGACATCGAAGAATTGATCAAAGAAGAGATCACTGGCAGTCCGCAGACTCGGGACACGGGCGCCTCGACAATGACAACGACGACATCGACGGCAGTTATCAATAGTCTCTCAAGCATGCCCCGTCAAACAGCGGAAATTCCGATAGTAGAACCGAAAATAGAACCGAAACCAGAGCCGAGAGACGTAGACGAGACTGTATCATTGTCTGATTCTCCGCGAAGCGAAATGGCGATCGAAGAAATCGACTCCAGTACTTCGAATATCGCCGAAATCATTGGAACTGTCGCTATAGAACCACAAGAACCCAAAATTATCGTCACGGAAATAACGGAAATCATATCTAATGCAccagaagaaataaaatccgAGCCGAGTACTTGTGATGACGAAAGGATAGTTTTGACCGAGGAACTTGTTCCAGAACTAGAAACTAACGATGAAGAAAATAGCAAGGATATCCCAATGGAAGAAAAACAACtagatatcgaaataaaatcgatgGACACCGTGTCCTCAAACGTCGAAGTGAATGATTCTAAGCTGCTGGACGAAACAAAGGAAACAATGGAGGATACTGTAGTGGCAGCAGAGGTAGAAGAAGAGGACGGCGACAAGGAGGAGGAAACGGAAGTGATCGCGCATGATGACAAGGAGTCATTGGAGAGTGTCAAAGAGCTGAAGGAGTCTCCAGAAGATACTGAAGGTAATGATAATGCAAGATTAGatcaattagaaatatatttggcgAAAATTACAGGAGATCAGCAGGACGTACCATCCACGGAAGTGGTCAGCGTCTCTTCAGAAGTGACAAACGATTTACCTAGTACCGAAGACACGGAGAAGTCGCAGGATATCAGTCTCATTCTGGAAGATGATGAAAGCAGTCAGAGTTCGGAGAATAAGAAGAAAGCGGTGGCGGAAGAGCAGATCATCGAAAACATGGTCGAAAGCACCGAGTCTTCAGAATCATTTAAGGAGGATTCAATGGttctaataaaagaaaaaaccaTAGTAgaagaagtaaaaaaagagTCCTCAGTGAAATCACAGGAAGAAGAGGCCATCGAGGAAACACTGGAGATATATACGGATGAATTTAAAAAGGAGGAAGTCAAGGATTCCTCGGAAGATACAACAAGTTCCATTTTGCAGAACGCAGAAATTAAGGAGGAAGAAATCGGTAGCGAGCCAGTTGTTCTCCCAGGAGCTGAGAATACCTCGCCTGTGGTAATAGAAGAAGTAAAGAGCATCAAGAATGAGCTAATAGAAATTGCAATAGTCGACGCAAACGTGACTAATATTGAGAATATTGAGAGCGCAGAAGTTAAACCCGAGGAATCAAAAACCGAAAGCGAAATAGATACTACTAATAGTGCATTTTGCCCGAAGAGCCCGCTTCCTCCGGAAGAAgacaaaaaggaaataattgtagagataaaacaagaaaaagaggaCACCATGAAGAACATGGAGGGCGAACAGAACATAAAGAAGGAAATAGAATCCACGGAAGAACACGCGGAATTGGACGAAGAGGAACCTTCGTTAAGTAAACTGAGTGGCGGACGAGCGATGAAAACATACTCCAAGAAGCAAAACATTACTGTGGATAGTGAACCGGAGAACGAGAGCACGGGCGAGGGCGCAGATTATCGTGCCTGGAAGAAAGCGGTTATGCTTGTCTACAATCGTTTGGCCACACACAAATACGCGTCGGTATTTCTCAGACCGATCACGGAGGACCAAGCGCCTGGATATCATTCAGTGATCTTTCGACCAATGGATCTATCAACTATCAAGAAAAACATTGACAACGGCACGATTAGATCGACCATGCACTTTCAGAGGGATGTCATGCTTATGTTTCAGAACGCCATTATGTACAACAAACATGATAcgtttatctataaaatggCAGTTTCGATGCAAGAAGAGTGCTTGCAGCATATGCag ATATTAGTACAAGTAACGGGAGAAGGATCCTTTCGAAGGGAGACCAGAACTGCTGCAAGCAGTAGCAGCGAGGCAAGCGAAAGCAGCATTAAACGAAAAAGAAGTCACATCACTCCGAGTCCTCACGACACCGACAGTCCGCGTTCGAAGAAACGCAGAAAATCCGAAAACGATTAG
- the LOC126850320 gene encoding uncharacterized protein LOC126850320 produces the protein MTGSARKASLLHAPLLVFIIACQFAFSYAGTPVVIWCPHNESSDHNSPLKMARSNPLQKISSEEFEEILSQSGVTEPTIVVADELCVEDLKNNKVLSIATNGSKLYYFPRVLKPDTIFEKIYSDKQIRTIEDINDDHELNMVLKDTDSNDCIALTGKQCRYSQTERIKREAAGNDTTEFKIKTDKVLFYSSKSLYFTAPENPEKTLELPASKVTGASTHEKDDTLILTIKFSNIDDINNLMLDFSFPIKSIGYYTLNKISYDINGKNGILLTKRDINFPKTFSYHCSLDTIFANDSVRLSIKDMQVQVGNTTTFSDAYDCVGFTSIPIWTGIFVTAILALIMIWALTMIMDIRTMDRFDDPKGKAITISAAE, from the exons ATGACAGGTAGTGCGAGAAAAGCGAGTTTGCTTCATGCACCACTCCTCGTGTTCATCATCGCCTGTCAATTCGCATTTTCTTATGCCGGTACGCCCGTCGTGATATGGTGCCCGCACAACGAATCGTCCGATCATAATTCGCCGTTGAAAATGGCACGCTCGAATCCACTGCAGAAAATATCGTCAGAGGAATTCGAGGAGATCCTGTCACAGTCGGGTGTGACAGAACCAACGATCGTCGTTGCCGACGAATTGTGCGTCGAGGATCTGAAAAATAACAAG GTACTGTCAATCGCCACCAATGGctcgaaattatattatttcccgCGTGTTCTCAAGCCGGACACGATCTTTGAAAAGATTTATAGCGACAAACAGATAAGAACGATAGAGGACATAAACGATGATCATGAATTAAATATGGTCTTGAAGGACACTGATTCAAATGATTGCATAGCGCTTACAGGAAAACAATGCCGTTATAGTCAAACTGAACGCATAAAAAGGGAGGCTGCTGGAAACGATACTACAGAGTTTAAGATAAAAACGGACAAAGTTTTGTTCTATTCCAGTAAATCACTGTATTTCACg GCACCTGAAAACCCAGAAAAGACTTTAGAACTTCCTGCATCCAAAGTAACTGGAGCATCAACTCATGAGAAAGATGATACATTGATTTTAACtatcaaattttccaacattGATGATATTAACAATCTGATGCTTGATTTCTCTTTCCCAATTAAAAGCATAGgctattatacattaaataagatCAGTTATGATATAAACGGCAAAAACGGCATTCTATTGACCAAACGGGATATTAATTTCCCAAAAACGTTTTCTTATCACTGTTCATTAGACACCATCTTTGCTAACGATTCCGTGCGCTTAAGTATCAAGGATATGCAAGTCCAAGTCGGTAATACTACGACGTTCAGCGATGCGTATGATTGTGTTGGTTTCACTAGTATACCAATTTGGACGGGAATATTTGTGACAGCGATACTGgctttaattatgatatggGCGCTCACTATGATCATGGATATCCGGACAATGGACAGATTCGATGATCCTAAAGGAAAAGCTATCACGATCTCTGCTGCAGAgtag
- the LOC126850236 gene encoding bromodomain-containing protein 8 isoform X2 has product MASMQDRLKLKRANCDAWTIREQLCLASSVLKSGDQNWISVSRSLKPFIEKESLRPPDWFSQKSCAMQYASLLENADTPKRKKRESGETTSESIVRRLTQERITELNQTLACQKEEYLRLKADINLLKSGAVSDEKLEKMWLEIQQEEREMDQKARAHMAWLTKRQQQQKQEMSLSPAVSSSITGQTRKHAEGTMEVAQTELASESASENDDERKTNRGGRSPLLTSLLKSPSPTTQAIQTYPSTPVQVTSPTITSLLGSNSKILNAQLTQNVSPQLQQLVSTAIASANATSPPSVGAPTLSMLLEMPATTQRGPLPKLQTTNSVGIISQIQQQQAAAAVTASTEMHKFEQTIQPQSQVRQMNIQNEVVNAATVTVPTATTISAAVVTTSALTAVVTAPTNVPVSENMVQIIDHIDDVLRKDIMADVMDKDEINEIIGDIEELIKEEITGSPQTRDTGASTMTTTTSTAVINSLSSMPRQTAEIPIVEPKIEPKPEPRDVDETVSLSDSPRSEMAIEEIDSSTSNIAEIIGTVAIEPQEPKIIVTEITEIISNAPEEIKSEPSTCDDERIVLTEELVPELETNDEENSKDIPMEEKQLDIEIKSMDTVSSNVEVNDSKLLDETKETMEDTVVAAEVEEEDGDKEEETEVIAHDDKESLESVKELKESPEDTEGDQQDVPSTEVVSVSSEVTNDLPSTEDTEKSQDISLILEDDESSQSSENKKKAVAEEQIIENMVESTESSESFKEDSMVLIKEKTIVEEVKKESSVKSQEEEAIEETLEIYTDEFKKEEVKDSSEDTTSSILQNAEIKEEEIGSEPVVLPGAENTSPVVIEEVKSIKNELIEIAIVDANVTNIENIESAEVKPEESKTESEIDTTNSAFCPKSPLPPEEDKKEIIVEIKQEKEDTMKNMEGEQNIKKEIESTEEHAELDEEEPSLSKLSGGRAMKTYSKKQNITVDSEPENESTGEGADYRAWKKAVMLVYNRLATHKYASVFLRPITEDQAPGYHSVIFRPMDLSTIKKNIDNGTIRSTMHFQRDVMLMFQNAIMYNKHDTFIYKMAVSMQEECLQHMQILVQVTGEGSFRRETRTAASSSSEASESSIKRKRSHITPSPHDTDSPRSKKRRKSEND; this is encoded by the exons ATGGCGTCGATGCAGGACA gatTAAAACTTAAGCGTGCAAACTGTGATGCATGGACCATACGAGAACAATTGTGTCTTGCATCAAGTGTACTAAAATCTGGAGATCAAAATTGGATAAGTGTGTCCAGATCGTTGAAgccatttattgaaaaagaatcaCTAAGACCTCCAGATTGGTTCTCACAAAAATCATGTGCCATGCAATATGCATCTTTGCTCGAAAATGCCGATACACCAAAACGAAAGAAACGGGAAAGTGGCGAAACTACCAGTGAATCCATAGTCAGAAGATTAACACAGGAGAGAATAACTGAACTGAATCAAACTCTAGCCTGCCAGAAGGAAGAATATTTGCGGCTCAAAGCGGATATAAACTTGCTTAAATCTGGCGCTGTAAGCGatgaaaaattagagaaaatgtGGCTCGAGATACAACAAGAAGAACGCGAAATGGATCAAAAGGCGCGGGCTCACATGGCATGGTTGACAAAACGTCAACAGCAACAAAAGCAAGAGATGAGTTTGTCACCCGCCGTCTCGTCTTCAATCACAGGTCAAACTCGCAAACATGCGGAGGGCACGATGGAAGTGGCGCAGACAGAACTCGCATCCGAGTCGGCGTCAGAGAACGATGACGAGAGGAAGACTAATCGAGGCGGTAGATCTCCGTTGCTGACAAGTCTGCTGAAATCTCCCAGTCCTACTACTCAAGCTATACAGACCTACCCTTCCACTCCTGTCCAAGTGACCTCACCGACTATCACAAGTTTACTCGGATCtaattcgaaaatattgaatgcCCAATTAACACAGAATGTGTCACCACAGTTGCAACAATTGGTCTCAACAGCAATCGCTAGTGCGAACGCAACATCACCGCCATCCGTCGGCGCACCCACGCTTTCTATGCTACTGGAAATGCCAGCTACCACACAAAGAGGACCTCTACCGAAATTGCAAACAACCAATTCTGTAGGGATTATATCTCAGATACAACAACAGCAAGCAGCCGCGGCTGTAACCGCCAGCACCGAGATGCACAAATTTGAGCAAACGATCCAACCGCAATCCCAGGTTCGCCAGATGAATATTCAGAATGAGGTAGTGAACGCGGCAACGGTAACGGTGCCAACAGCGACGACGATATCAGCAGCCGTAGTGACGACTTCGGCGCTCACTGCAGTTGTCACCGCACCGACAAATGTGCCCGTATCGGAGAATATGGTGCAAATAATTGATCACATAGACGATGTACTACGCAAGGACATAATGGCGGACGTAATGGACAAGGATGAGATAAACGAGATCATCGGTGACATCGAAGAATTGATCAAAGAAGAGATCACTGGCAGTCCGCAGACTCGGGACACGGGCGCCTCGACAATGACAACGACGACATCGACGGCAGTTATCAATAGTCTCTCAAGCATGCCCCGTCAAACAGCGGAAATTCCGATAGTAGAACCGAAAATAGAACCGAAACCAGAGCCGAGAGACGTAGACGAGACTGTATCATTGTCTGATTCTCCGCGAAGCGAAATGGCGATCGAAGAAATCGACTCCAGTACTTCGAATATCGCCGAAATCATTGGAACTGTCGCTATAGAACCACAAGAACCCAAAATTATCGTCACGGAAATAACGGAAATCATATCTAATGCAccagaagaaataaaatccgAGCCGAGTACTTGTGATGACGAAAGGATAGTTTTGACCGAGGAACTTGTTCCAGAACTAGAAACTAACGATGAAGAAAATAGCAAGGATATCCCAATGGAAGAAAAACAACtagatatcgaaataaaatcgatgGACACCGTGTCCTCAAACGTCGAAGTGAATGATTCTAAGCTGCTGGACGAAACAAAGGAAACAATGGAGGATACTGTAGTGGCAGCAGAGGTAGAAGAAGAGGACGGCGACAAGGAGGAGGAAACGGAAGTGATCGCGCATGATGACAAGGAGTCATTGGAGAGTGTCAAAGAGCTGAAGGAGTCTCCAGAAGATACTGAAG GAGATCAGCAGGACGTACCATCCACGGAAGTGGTCAGCGTCTCTTCAGAAGTGACAAACGATTTACCTAGTACCGAAGACACGGAGAAGTCGCAGGATATCAGTCTCATTCTGGAAGATGATGAAAGCAGTCAGAGTTCGGAGAATAAGAAGAAAGCGGTGGCGGAAGAGCAGATCATCGAAAACATGGTCGAAAGCACCGAGTCTTCAGAATCATTTAAGGAGGATTCAATGGttctaataaaagaaaaaaccaTAGTAgaagaagtaaaaaaagagTCCTCAGTGAAATCACAGGAAGAAGAGGCCATCGAGGAAACACTGGAGATATATACGGATGAATTTAAAAAGGAGGAAGTCAAGGATTCCTCGGAAGATACAACAAGTTCCATTTTGCAGAACGCAGAAATTAAGGAGGAAGAAATCGGTAGCGAGCCAGTTGTTCTCCCAGGAGCTGAGAATACCTCGCCTGTGGTAATAGAAGAAGTAAAGAGCATCAAGAATGAGCTAATAGAAATTGCAATAGTCGACGCAAACGTGACTAATATTGAGAATATTGAGAGCGCAGAAGTTAAACCCGAGGAATCAAAAACCGAAAGCGAAATAGATACTACTAATAGTGCATTTTGCCCGAAGAGCCCGCTTCCTCCGGAAGAAgacaaaaaggaaataattgtagagataaaacaagaaaaagaggaCACCATGAAGAACATGGAGGGCGAACAGAACATAAAGAAGGAAATAGAATCCACGGAAGAACACGCGGAATTGGACGAAGAGGAACCTTCGTTAAGTAAACTGAGTGGCGGACGAGCGATGAAAACATACTCCAAGAAGCAAAACATTACTGTGGATAGTGAACCGGAGAACGAGAGCACGGGCGAGGGCGCAGATTATCGTGCCTGGAAGAAAGCGGTTATGCTTGTCTACAATCGTTTGGCCACACACAAATACGCGTCGGTATTTCTCAGACCGATCACGGAGGACCAAGCGCCTGGATATCATTCAGTGATCTTTCGACCAATGGATCTATCAACTATCAAGAAAAACATTGACAACGGCACGATTAGATCGACCATGCACTTTCAGAGGGATGTCATGCTTATGTTTCAGAACGCCATTATGTACAACAAACATGATAcgtttatctataaaatggCAGTTTCGATGCAAGAAGAGTGCTTGCAGCATATGCag ATATTAGTACAAGTAACGGGAGAAGGATCCTTTCGAAGGGAGACCAGAACTGCTGCAAGCAGTAGCAGCGAGGCAAGCGAAAGCAGCATTAAACGAAAAAGAAGTCACATCACTCCGAGTCCTCACGACACCGACAGTCCGCGTTCGAAGAAACGCAGAAAATCCGAAAACGATTAG
- the LOC126850268 gene encoding heparanase-like, with amino-acid sequence MRFMHEMERNHYLNIRRKFRLFDLSIVRQCAKRAANARLTYDIRDVDPTKPGKPEETSSITMNYFANNNWGKNQYQNLNDAHIQSNSTIRFILCCTVLGLCSTLLILSLWNPNAYIPTSHTYVLHLDQRQPLLHIVSDKFLSFGLDTSLLRRMDELPVEQEKFINLGRHLSPAYVRVGGTSADCLIFDEDQIVQSSSEKISSPVDGQDISNFTISGADLLTVYNFAVKSKLRMIFDLNVLLRNPNGSWNDTNAQNIITFAKNHAMDLDWQLGNEPNSFKHVFNVTISANELAKNYDRLRQLLDEAGYVDSILVGPEVNHVGEQSYMGEEYAEMFLRSQSSTVNYITWHQYYLNGREAVVKDFVDPLIFNWLPAQIKSMEEFIAASGKNVSMWLSETSTAYGGGAPELSDRFVAGFMWLDKLGYSASAGLNVVTRQSLFGGDYAMVSSNLTPNPDWWVSVFYKQFVSEKVLKLHITSDNFGYVRLYAHCTPKEARIARVPAVTIYGMNIDKIAVHIKIPELFVHSGKIVKIFFYSLTADNLQSSKIKLNGEVLKLQPNGDLPPFQSIILDPMHPVILPSYSMVFMIIHGIDIPVCE; translated from the exons ATGCGCTTTATGCATGAAATGGAACGCAACCATTATCTCAATATAAGGCGGAAGTTCCGATTATTTGATCTGTCAATTGTTCGCCAATGCGCAAAAAGAGCGGCGAATGCGCGTTTGACGTATGACATTCGCGACGTTGATCCGACTAAGCCGGGGAAACCTGAGGAAACTTCTTCGATCACGATGAACTACTTCGCGAACAATAATTGGGGCAAGAATCAGTATCAGAACCTGAACGATGCCCATATACAAAGCA ACTCGACAATCCGCTTCATTCTCTGTTGCACAGTATTGGGTCTATGTTCGACACTGTTGATACTTTCGTTATGGAATCCTAATGCATATATTCCAACAAGccatacatatgtattgcaCTTGGATCAACGACAACCTCTCTTACATATAGTTTCCGACAAGTTTCTATCTTTTGGTCTCGACACATCCTTACTTCGAAGGATGGACGAATTGCCCGTCGAACAGGAGAAATTTATCAACTTGGGCCGTCATTTAAGCCCTGCTTATGTTAGAGTGGGTGGAACATCTGCAGATTGTCTGATATTTGATGAGGATCAG ATTGTGCAAAGCTCATCTGAGAAGATTTCCAGTCCTGTGGATGGCCAAGATATCAGCAATTTTACCATCTCTGGTGCAGACTTGCTCACTGTCTACAATTTTGCAGTAAAGTCCAAGTTGCGAATGATCTTTGATCTGAATGTGTTGCTCAGAAATCCAAATGGATCTTGGAATGACACTAAtgcgcaaaatattattaccttTGCTAAGAATCATGCCATGGATTTAGATTGGCAATTGGGAAATG AACCGAATTCCTTTAAACATGTATTCAACGTGACGATCTCAGCAAACGAGCTAGCAAAGAATTATGATCGTTTGAGACAATTGTTAGACGAGGCGGGATACGTCGATAGCATCCTTGTCGGACCGGAAGTGAATCATGTTGGAGAACAGAGTTATATGGGAGAAGAATATGCTGAGATGTTTTTAAGAAGTCAAAGCAGTACTGTGAATTATATCACTTGGCATCAGTATTATCTGAACGGGCGAGAAGCTGTAGTTAAAGATTTTGTGGATCCTCTCATATTTAATTGGTTACCGGCACAAATCAAATCCATGGAGGAATTCATCGCTGCATCAGGGAAAAATGTTTCTATGTGgctgt CGGAAACCAGCACTGCGTATGGAGGAGGAGCACCCGAATTATCCGACAGATTCGTAGCCGGATTTATGTGGCTAGATAAATTGGGCTACAGTGCTAGCGCGGGATTGAACGTCGTTACTAGACAATCACTATTCGGCGGAGATTACGCTATGGTATCGTCGAATCTTACGCCAAATCCCGATTGGTGGGTCAGCGTCTTTTATAAGCAATTCGTATCGGAGAAAGTACTGAAATTACACATCACATCTGACAATTTCGGTTATGTGCGACTTTACGCGCATTGCACACCGAAAGAAGCTCGAATCGCCAGAGTGCCGGCTGTCACAATTTATGGAATGAATATAGATAAGATCGCggttcatataaaaattccagAATTGTTTGTACACTCTGGTAAAATTGTGAAGATATTCTTTTACTCTTTGACCGCCGACAATCTTCAATCAAG caagaTAAAGTTGAATGGCGAAGTGTTGAAGCTGCAGCCGAACGGAGATTTACCGCCATttcaatctataatattagatCCTATGCATCCTGTGATCTTACCATCGTATTCCATGgtatttatgataattcaCGGTATCGATATTCCAGTCTGTGAATGA